The DNA region CACTACCAGCATCGAAGCAAAAGACTTCGTTGTCGTTATTGACGCCGGGCATGGCGGTCATGACCCTGGTGCTTTAGGCCGAATCTCCAAAGAAAAGACTATCAACCTGAATGTTGCCCTCAAATTAGGCAAACAGATAAAAAGGAATTGCCCTGATGTAAAAGTAGTGTATACCCGTGAAAGAGATGTATTTATCCCACTTGACAGACGTGCGGAAATAGCCAATAATGTTAAAGCTGATTTATTCATTTCCATTCATACCAATTCCGTAGCGGGTGGTAAAACAGTCAAAGGGGCCTCTACATGGACGCTCGGCTTAGCCAAGTCGGATGCCAATTTAGAAGTCGCCAAACGGGAGAACTCCGTAATTTTATACGAAAGTGATTACAAGACGCGGTACGCAGGATTCAATCCAAACTCAGCCGAATCTTATATCATCTTTGAATTCATGCAAGATAAATACATGTCTCAGAGCGTACACCTTGCCTCATTGGTACAGAAAGAATTCCGCCATACCTGTAAGCGTGCAGACCGTGGTGTACACCAGGCGGGGTTCCTTGTATTGAAAGCAAGTGCCATGCCCAGCATCCTGGTAGAACTCGGTTTTATATCCAATCCGGAAGAAGAACGTTATCTCAATTCGGAAGCGGGAACCACCACACTTGCCAACGGAATATTCCGTGCTTTCCTGTCTTATAAACGTGAACATGAAATACGGATGACAGGAAGCAGCCGCACCCTACTACCAGAGGATACGGATGCCGGCAGGGTAGAAGAAGAGATACCTGCCCCCTCCGTTTCCAATAACACCGAAACCAAACAAAATACAGAAAAAGTAGCTGACAGGCAAACCGATAGTGCTGCTCCAGTGTTTAAAATACAGATACTTACTTCTTCTCGTCCACTTGCCACCAATGACAAACGACTAAAAGGGCTGAAAGGTGTAGAGTATTATCAGGAAGGCGGACTTTGTAAATACACATATGGTGCGTCAACCGATTATAATAAGGTATTACGAACCAAACGGGAGATAGCACCAAAATTCAAAGACGCATTTATCATTGCTTTTAAAAACGGAAAGAAGACAAGCGTCAGCGTTGCTATCGAAGAATTTAAAAAGAAAAGAAATAAATAATAAGACTATAACATCATGATGAAGTATCTTACTAAAGAAGTTAGAATAGGAATTGCGGGCATTGTTGCTCTCTGCATATTGGTATATGGTATCAACTACCTGAAAGGTATCCATATGTTCAAGCCTACCAACTATTTCTACGTCAAGTTCCATAACATTAATGGATTGACCAAATCAAGTCCGGTCTTTGCCGATGGATTTCGTGTAGGTATTGTACGCGACCTTTATTATGACTACAATGAACCAGGAAAAGTGGTAGCAGAGATAGATGTAGACCCGGAACTGCGTATTCCCAAAGGCAGTACCGCCGAATTAGCCTCCGAACTGATGGGTGGTGTAAAAATGAACTTACTACTTGCCAATAATCCACGCGAGAAGTATCTGACAGGTGATACCCTACAAGGCAATGTCAACAATGGTGTAATGGACCAGGTAGCCACTATCATGCCTCAGGTAGAAAAGATGCTTCCCAAACTAGACTCTATCCTTGCTTCACTGAATACAATCCTTGGAGACCCGGCAATTCCCGGTACACTGCACAGCGTGCAAAACACAATGGCAAGCATGGAAGTTACCAGCAGACAGTTACAGGCCATTATGAGTAAAGATATTCCCCAGCTTACTAAAAA from Bacteroides sp. MSB163 includes:
- a CDS encoding N-acetylmuramoyl-L-alanine amidase, which encodes MKLYKRHILYICICFGLFISPFCTTSIEAKDFVVVIDAGHGGHDPGALGRISKEKTINLNVALKLGKQIKRNCPDVKVVYTRERDVFIPLDRRAEIANNVKADLFISIHTNSVAGGKTVKGASTWTLGLAKSDANLEVAKRENSVILYESDYKTRYAGFNPNSAESYIIFEFMQDKYMSQSVHLASLVQKEFRHTCKRADRGVHQAGFLVLKASAMPSILVELGFISNPEEERYLNSEAGTTTLANGIFRAFLSYKREHEIRMTGSSRTLLPEDTDAGRVEEEIPAPSVSNNTETKQNTEKVADRQTDSAAPVFKIQILTSSRPLATNDKRLKGLKGVEYYQEGGLCKYTYGASTDYNKVLRTKREIAPKFKDAFIIAFKNGKKTSVSVAIEEFKKKRNK
- a CDS encoding MlaD family protein, whose protein sequence is MKYLTKEVRIGIAGIVALCILVYGINYLKGIHMFKPTNYFYVKFHNINGLTKSSPVFADGFRVGIVRDLYYDYNEPGKVVAEIDVDPELRIPKGSTAELASELMGGVKMNLLLANNPREKYLTGDTLQGNVNNGVMDQVATIMPQVEKMLPKLDSILASLNTILGDPAIPGTLHSVQNTMASMEVTSRQLQAIMSKDIPQLTKKLNTIGDNFVTVSDNLKEIDYAAAFARIDSTLANAKMITDQLGRKDNTIGLLLNDPSLYNNLNATTANAASLLEDLKSHPKRYVHFSLFGKKDK